One genomic region from Lates calcarifer isolate ASB-BC8 linkage group LG10, TLL_Latcal_v3, whole genome shotgun sequence encodes:
- the ces2b gene encoding fatty acyl-CoA hydrolase precursor, medium chain: MKFWERQTFVFLMSVLCLCVAADLHAPEVHTKLGSLRGEYVSVKDTETGVHAYLGIPFAKPPVGPALRLSAPQPVEGWEGMRDATKQPPMCVQPKELLVDLLEKLSGMLADVPDISEDCLYLNIYTPANRAHDAKLPVMVWIHGGGFTLGSASTYDGSALAAYQNVVVVLIQYRLGPLGFLSTGDEHMSGNFGLLDQVQALRWIQQHIHNFGGNPDLVTIFGESAGGVSVSLLLLSPLSDGLFHHAIAESGTAAMDVLVVNDPLPVTQIVANISGCSLESTEKIAHCMKNIDIETIVAVGKDEKLRYPVNVDGHFLLKPVDELFRDRALLTVPFMTGVNDDEGGWLLTNYFSPPNWTEGVDREHVVNMLYMFYSDPKDGIIRDLITGEYIGTGEDRVKNRDGFTEIIGDLFFTIPAIKTANAHRDAGAPVYLYEYQHPPLFLQAKRPSFVGSDHGDEIFTVLGLCFTTTHVKLADACPEEEQQFSKTVMSYWGNFARTGSPNGDGLVHWPKYGVEEEYLAIGLKEQVAGQHLKKERFVFMTQTIPEKVRQHEEKKERSEL, from the exons ATGAAGTTCTGGGAGAGGCAAACCTTCGTCTTCCTAATgtctgttttatgtctctgtgtagCTGCAGACCTACATG CACCTGAAGTCCACACAAAACTCGGGAGCCTGAGAGGTGAGTATGTGAGTGTAAAGGACACAGAGACCGGAGTCCATGCCTATCTGGGTATCCCATTTGCCAAGCCACCCGTAGGCCCCGCTCTAAGACTTTCTGCACCTCAGCCTGTGGAGGGATGGGAAGGAATGAGAGATGCCACCAAGCAGCCGCCCAT gtgtgttcagcctAAAGAGCTTCTTGTAGATCTGCTTGAGAAACTCAGTGGCATGTTGGCAGATGTTCCAGACATTTCAGAAGATTGCCTTTACCTCAATATCTACACTCCTGCAAACAGAGCTCACGATGCCAAGCTCCCA GTCATGGTCTGGATCCATGGTGGAGGGTTTACCTTGGGGTCAGCCTCAACATATGATGGCTCTGCCCTGGCTGCTTACCAGAATGTGGTTGTGGTTTTGATCCAGTACCGCCTGGGACCTCTGGGCTTTCTCAG CACTGGCGATGAGCACATGTCCGGGAACTTTGGACTGCTGGATCAGGTACAAGCTCTGAGGTGGATCCAGCAGCACATTCACAACTTCGGTGGAAACCCAGATTTAGTCACGATATTTGGGGAGTCCGCTGGTGGAGTGAGCGTATCCCTCCTG CTTCTCTCACCACTGTCTGATGGCCTGTTTCACCATGCCATTGCTGAGAGTGGCACTGCTGCAATGGATGTTCTTGTAGTAAATGATCCTCTACCAGTGACACAG ATAGTAGCAAACATATCTGGCTGTAGCCTGGAAAGCACAGAGAAGATTGCCCACTGCATGAAAAACATTGATATTGAAACAATTGTGGCAGTTGGGAAG GATGAAAAATTGAGGTATCCTGTAAATGTTGACGGACACTTCCTGCTGAAACCTGTGGATGAGCTGTTCCGTGACCGTGCACTTCTCACTGTACCATTCATGACCGGTGTTAATGATGATGAAGGGGGCTGGTTACTCACTAAT TACTTCTCTCCTCCAAACTGGACAGAGGGAGTGGATCGGGAGCATGTTGTGAACATGCTGTACATGTTCTACTCTGAT CCCAAGGATGGAATCATCAGAGACCTGATAACAGGTGAATATATTGGAACTGGCGAAGATCGTGTGAAAAACAGAGATGGGTTCACTGAGATAATTGGAGATTTGTTTTTTACCATCCCAGCCATCAAGACCGCTAATGCCCACAGAG ATGCAGGCGCCCCTGTGTACCTGTATGAGTACCAGCATCCTCCCTTGTTCCTGCAGGCGAAAAGGCCAAGCTTTGTTGGGAGCGACCATGGAGATGAAATCTTTACAGTATTGGGATTATGTTTCACAACTACCCATGTCAAATTAGCTG ACGCGTGCCCTGAAGAGGAGCAACAGTTCAGCAAAACCGTAATGAGCTACTGGGGCAACTTTGCTCGCACAGG gtctCCTAATGGAGACGGCCTTGTCCACTGGCCAAAGTATGGAGTAGAAGAGGAATACCTGGCAATTGGTTTGAAGGAGCAGGTGGCTGGTCAGCACCTGAAGAAGGAGCGGTTTGTCTTCATGACTCAGACCATCCCGGAAAAGGTCCGACAGcatgaagagaagaaggagcGCAGCGAGCTGTAG